In the Malaclemys terrapin pileata isolate rMalTer1 chromosome 3, rMalTer1.hap1, whole genome shotgun sequence genome, ATTATCTCTGTTgtaaagcaaacagaaaaaaatccaaaaaagtaaaaatgttttgttttcacattttttaaatgaaaagtttcagttttttggttcaaaaggattttttgtttcaaaatttccttcaatattttaaaaatttcaaaaaatattaaaaatgctcaacatttaaacatttttaaacacactACACAAtttatttcaactttttgattcgctgaacattttaatttttggttcaacctgaatctatttttttcaatatttcagactcaccagcaaaccaaaaaatccattattcacaaaACTCTATTGAAAAACTCCCTTTGGTTTTCTACAGCACTGTTCTGTGGAAAGCATTAATTATAGCATTAATTGACTGATTTCTTTGAAGCAATTCTTTACAGTAATCAAGGTTGCAGCTAAAGAAAAAAATTTTCACTTCCAAAGTCAAGATCCACCACCCCAAAAATGCTGTCATTGTTCGAAAGGAGAGGCATCAACAATTACACCTGCTGCATCTGCATTTTTCCATCCAAATGGAATTGGCTGTCACCAGGTGTGACATTAGGAAGAAATATTTCTGATCCCAACCTCTTAGaagtcaatgaaagaattctCATTAACTTCGATCAGGCTATGATTGAACCCTTAGACTCTTCTATTAAAGCTTAGATGTCAAGCAGTGCTAGCGTGATTGAGTACAACAATGGTTATAGCAGATGTAGTAGCAGCACAAGTGTGCTCCTTAGCTCATTTTAATTTGTTGACAGGTTTTTACAAAGTGGTAAACCTGATTTGAAGCTGGATTTTCATGTTTTGTGGAAGAAAGAAAACTGAGcaacaaagaaagagaaagaaaaagatccagaaaatggtaaattaaatttgttgttattgttattaaaTACTTTTGGTGTATGAACACATATCCTACCATGTGCTGCCAGACTAACTCTGGCCCTTTGGTATGGTAACTTGGCAGACAGAGAATTCTATAAATCTCCGCAAAGGATGGAGTGTTTCTGACAGCAGTAATTCAATAAGAGAAAAAaccattgctttttaaaataacctgGTTAGCCAGTCCCTTGAAAAATAAGTGACCAAAAGAAATCTCCTCCACATGAGAATGATTGGATTTCATTCTATCAGATTAATGCACAACATGAGCTGTCCCTTTATATTTCATACTGAAGTGCTGGTGAATTTAGGAGATTCACAGTATGCTGTAAGTAAACCTTTTAAGACTTAGCAATAAATGGGTATAATTAAATATTTGAACCATGAAAGCAACTTTTGAACTCTTACATAAAAGATCAATTCTAGTTCGTAGTTCTATAATCTTTTCATTCAGTGTTCCATGTTATGTTCTTACATCTACAGTTCTTTCACACCATTCAGCATTTGTGTTCCATCTTCGATTACAAGGAGGTAACACAGAAATTAACATATCATTCACATATCATATCATATCGTCCAATGTTTACCATAAAAATCAACTGCTAGCATAGGCCCcactccagcaaagcacttacatcCATGCTTAAAACTAAGTACGCCCTTAAGTGTGTTGCTGGATCACAGCCTTAAATATTATTCAAGCTGTACTTTTTCTTGATGTaagtttttgtatttttcttcctttttctaaaTTTTTGGCTTCTTTCTTCTTGCTTTATTTCAGCTGCTGACTACTCTTTAGATTAAACTAAATCTAGAGGGATGCTGCCATTCTGTTTAGGCATAGTCCAAAATTTCTGCCTCTGATTTACTTTCATTTAAGGATGTTAAGTTTGGACCAGATCCATAACCAGTAgctgtcaatggaactatgctgatctACACCAGTTAAGAATCTGGGCCTTGAGTATGTTCCCTTAAAGTTCTCCTTCAACAATCATTTATTTTAGGGTTCTTATACTACAGTATATCTTATACAGTTAGTATATTCAGATGTACATATTCAAACCTGACTGAGATCATACCAAAATAAAGGGTCTTGATTCTAAGAGCTGCCtacaagtcagtgggagctgtgggtgatAAGCACATGTTGCCATCAAGAACTATGTACAGTGGCTTTATCTTAATACAAAATACATCTACATTATTAAACCACCATATCTATGATTACTGGGGGGTTTAATTCTAGTTGCTGAGGTTACAGGATAATGAATCCAAATAATGCACATATGAATATACATATTAAAAACCATAATGACAAAACTGCATTTCAGAATTTGCTATGATAGCACACATAATACTATGaacatatttatattcaaatcTTGATTATATCCATTGTTCTGATACTTCTTTTTAAATTACATACTTTCAAAACAGCAAGAACCCCCCTAAAAACAAACTGAGCCTTTGTTCtgactagagctggctgaataatACTAATCTAATGTATGTAattaatttcacaatttttttctaataaaatattCAATCAATATTTCTTCACATTATTCACCCACCTCAGGATGCTATCCAGCTGTGATTAAAGTTCAATTAAAGTTGGAACAGACTTTTATAGAGTTGGGTGAATAATTCACAAATATTCAGAAATATATAAAAATTGCCAAATCttccaaatatttttttgaaTAACAGGCATATCCAATGGTGCCTGTACAGCTATATCAGTAGGATGTCTCTTGCAGTGATTGTGGATGGAAGACAACCAAAGGGGAGACTAAAGACTTGGTACACAGACCGGATATCAGCAGAGCTCACAGTGACCAATCTGCATGATAGCTTACaatcatgagttttggaagaaggctataaaCATTGCCCGAATAGTGAAGTGgtaagaaagaagaagaaaatgagcTGAACATCTAGTTATACAGATGAGTGTGATCAAATGAGTATGTTGCAATTTATTCAACTGTATTTAAAGTAGCATTACCTGTGACCCTGATTcaaataagcacatgcttaaatgctttgcgaAATCAGGACTTCAAACAGTAACTTGGGAGCTTAATTTTCTCAGTTCCTCAATGCTCTATCTTAAGGAGATGAGAGCAAATCCATATATTTCCAAGGTATCTTAGTGGAACTAACTGTAAGGGGAATACCTTTTTCCTGTTTAGAATCCAAAGGCTCTCTTATATTTGATAACTTTTTAAAgcttatttataatacattttttcTAAATCCATATACCTTATCAATAGGAACCACTTAAATTAACGCAGTGTATTCAATTCGATAGTGTTCTTAGAATTTAAGAGGGCAGAAATTAAACTATGACAAACATTATTGTCTTTTGAAATATTACACAAATTTCAAACTAAACCAGTAGATCATTTCATTAAAATTCTCTGAAATCTTAAGATTTGTGTCTTCATTTTCCAAGCATGTTAAATAGCTAATCTAAAGTAAAAAACACAAAGTTAAAAATCATTACATCTTGTGTAAAACTGGGACAGATAATCTACGGAAAACATGAAAAACCCTTGAATAAAAATTAAAGTAAACAATAAATTATTCTTCAGTGCACATAATTAGCTATATACAGTATAATTTAAAATTGAGTATTGATGACTGCTGATGCTGAGCTTTTAAAATCTCTGACAAACATAAATAAGATACCCCAAGAGAGGATAGCTGATAAACGGTGACATAAAacacagattattttttttccctttccaccTCCACTTGGGCTACAGATTATGTCAGTTTCTTtgaaaaaatgcacaaaaaggTAAAAAGTTCAATTCCAAAACCATTTTTCTAAATTTCCAATGGACTTGTACTCCTGGTGTCTCTTTACATGGTCACAAGCAAGGCATGCATGTGATTCCCAGAACCGAGGAAGATGCACTGAGAAGTCTTTCCTCCAGTTAAAGTAGCTAAGGTACAGCTTATTATTTTTGTCAAGCATCAGAAGATACTCTGCTAGCTCTCTTGGGGAGAGGAAATCTTCCACATGAATGAAAGAATCTGCTGGAATATAATTCTCATAGTTTTCTCTGGATGGGCCCAATACAACTGGTACAGATCCAGCCAGAAGAGCATTGTAAAGTTTTTCAGTAATGTAATCTTTGTGGATTGAGTTTTCAAAGGACAGATAAAATTTACAAGTGGAGATAGTTGGAATCAAGTTTTTATCATTCACATAGTCTCCAAATGCTTGCCCATAGGTATGGATTTCAGTATATTTGCTTAGCTCATTATAATACTTGACTCGAGCATGCTCGGGGTTCCAGTTACTTACAACCCAACATACCAACTTCTCTTTGCTCGGCACTTCAAATGCAAAGGGGCTCGTGCTAACCTTCATGAAGCCATAAGGCACTTGAATATCTGAATCACGCCGATAAGTCAGGGTCAGGTTGAACAGGTGTTCAATGCCACTCTTTTGCGGAGTGTGAGTTGGAGACTCCAAGTTCATCCAAATCcacttctggaatggtggcctaGCTTGCTGAGGTAAATTAGTGAGATCCCAGCTGATGTCTCTGTGGTGAATAAGGACGGCATGAGATCGGTTATATAGTGAGCGGTCAATAGTTAGATGGCACCCCTGGATGTTGAACATTGTTTGGCAGGACGTAAGATCAAATGTCTGCCCAAATGGCCAAACCCAGATCAGTATTGTTGTTTCATTAAAATAATCACTTTTGGTAGAAAAGAAGCTCTTCATTTTCAGAACTGAGCTGGCTGATTCTATGGGACCAGAGATCCAGCTGTTTGTTGGTTTGATGTAAATAAGTAAAAATGCCATGAAACAACCCAGCACAATGAAGATAATTAAAAATGGCCGGAAAATTCCTTTGGATGTTGATGTCATAATTTgttctgaaaataaaaacaagaggtGTTAATGGTATACGAGTGTTCTATTAAAGCAATCACACATCAAAATGAAAAGCATTTTCAATATCACAAGGCCATAAAACTGTGTGGATTTACCCATGAACTTCCAAAGAATTTTCAATAAAAAGGAAATAACCACACACACATGACAAACAGTGGCACACCATCTTTGCATTTTGAAAGCTAATTTAAATAAACTGAAAGAGTGTTTAGGATTTAGATGCACATGACTACATCATTATAATTTACTCTGCCAACTGTATGCCTTCTAACTTGGTTCTGGATTCCCCTCTTGTTCCCAGGTGAAGAGTACTTAATTTACTACACTCCTTTCTGGGTGTAACATGCTCCCTACCATGTGCTCAGCTGGCTCTGCTGACGGGTATGTGCCAGGGGGTGTGGAACCATGGCTCCATTCACTCCCACTTGGTATAAAGGAAGCGGGAACGACTCTCAAAGGAGAGGTGATCTAGGGTGCAGGTTGAGCAGTTCTGAGGGAGAAACCCAGGCAGGGGCAAGTCTGGGGAGAAGATCTGAGGTAATTTCCATGTTACTTTATTGTTGTTTTCTTTGCTAATAAATCCAACCCCCAGGAAGGGGGTTAGTATGTAAATTATGTTTGAAGAGCAGGTTGAAGAAGATGCCTGCTCCTTAGGACcttggaaaggaggaggaaaagaggagCAGCCAGTATTCATGATACCATCCCTTACCGCTCCAGTAGCTTTCCAACTGAAACTCTGATTGGGAGTTAATTCTGCCCTTCCACAGATAGACTCACACAAAGCTATGCATCCTATCAATGACAGCATGGCTCCAGAGTAAGCcctgcagcaaagaaaaaaaacggAGTGGACTCCAACAGGATCCCTGAAATCCTCACAGCCCTAATCTCTGCATAGTAGTGGCAGATGGAGTCTTTCGAgtcctttttttttaagtgaacctAGAAGGTAATGTTGGGCCTTTGCTCATCGATGGCTCTCTCATATGAAAATCCATAGGATTCCATTTTGTCTTGCCTCGTGTTTAAGGTGTGACTGTTAAGGTGATTTATGATGAAACATAGTATGCAATATCTTTAGTACATGGATAATGCCTAGTTCTCCATCTTCATATTCTGTGATCTGGTTAGTCCAGCTGAAAAATGTACTCAgtgcaaacagagactagggccTGTATGAGGGCTAGCTGGCTCAGAGTCAGACTAGACAAGATGAAAATCATGCTTGTAGGTTGGGAGAAGCAATTATTGACTGTGGTTATTTCAGTTTCCTTGACTGACAGAAATGTTGCAACTTTGGGATTCTATCAGAATTTGCTTCTAGATGTTTAGGTAACACCAGTGGCcaacaatacatttttttttttaatctgttactGGTGGAAGGTTGTGATCTTTTCATTCAAATGTAGTCCATGTGGGTTACACCTGTACTGTGCTAGTCAGAATACGAGTTGCCTACTTGCTTAGCAGCGTTTCCTGAAGAAACTCATTatctgtgtggctctgtgatctgTACTGGCTTCCAGTTTGCTTTGGGTTGGGATTCAATGTGCTGGTTTAAATGTACCAAGTCTTAAATGGTGTAGGACCTAGCTACACCTCTTCCTCCTTTTGATAAAGGCTGTTGAGATGAATTGAGGTGCTTGAGTGAACAACAACCTGCTTTAAGGGCATAAGGGGATGTATTGATTAATACAGACCGATGAAAGGGAATGAATAGCattcatgattttttgttttgttttgtaacattCATTAATATTCTTAATGTACATGCCCATTCTCCCTGTGCCCTTCATAGTGTGAAAGGATAGATAGACATGTTTTAGAAATCTATCTACCTAATACATGAATACTCTGTAGAGAGGCAGCTGGAGGTTATGGGGTTGAGTTCAGGGTACCAAAGTAACCTGAGTTcttttcctgactctgccactgactggctttatgaacttggacaagtcacttcatcactATATCCTTTTCCTTCtgtaaatgggaataataatgctGATTACTCatcattttgaatgaaaattgaataaatgcaaagttttgctactgttatttattattatttctcaaTTTCTTTGTGCTAAAATTGCAGTCTAAGCAAATTACAGACATTATACAACACTAGGGGAAAACCAAAGAAACACCAtaatttcctccccccacccccattgagaACCAATACATGTTTTTTCAAGGTGACTTATGGGGTTGCAATGCCAAATACATTATTAATACAAGAGCATAGCTATCTGATAGGAATCTTAAAACAGAAACCTAAAAGGAAATGCCTTATCTTGGTTTGGCAAACATATGTTAACAAGTCACTTACTCAATAAGCATTAACAAAGTTTTATCAATTTCCAGAAGAAAGGAAAAACTACAAGAGAACAATCAAAGTAGCATTCCTCACATGAATGAGAGCGAAGGAGCAAAATCAATTGCACTCTACTATAAGAGTTATTCACAGCTCTAAGAAAATTCAGAATGGTTTACAATGGAAAATGATGTCCAATGATTGTACAAGAACATAAATAACCAAACAGATAAAAACATGACCTAAAAAAAGGACACATAAACAAGAATGAAAACtagaacattttcaaacaagtaTCCTTTAAATCTTTACTACATACTGTAAaactagaagaagaaaaaaacaacccaaaatctatgctccaaggagaaaacTCTCAGTTGACACCCAAGGGTGGGTAATTTCTTGGAGTGTCTTTTTGTGCGCATAACAAAAGGAAGAGTAAAAGAGCAGGAATTTCCAGCATAACAAGTTGGGAAATATAAAAGCTTAACAAAAGAAGTGTAAAGCACCAAGAAGTGGAAATTTTATATAGGAAAAAAGAAGCTTTTCTGCAACAAACAAGCAGAACATTCATCTACAGGTATGGGTAAGCACTGATAGTATAGTTTAAAATAGTCGGAAAGAAATGCTACAGTAGTTATACACATATACGTACTCTTACAAGGTAAAACAAAGTAGGGTGATTTTGTTTCATTTGATTTTCTTTctgattttccttttcttctgacTACATATTATCCGGTGTAACATACATTCAGGTACATCTAAGAACAACTGTCAATATCTCATTAAATGGAAGCTTTTCTACACATACTGTGGTTAATGCACTGCATGTAGAAGATTAACAGAAAATATCACAGATATTATACTTAGTTTCTATGCACATGAAATACTTCCTAcggaaaattacattttaatgttAAATATTTCCTAATTTATTGGTCtttcccccccccagatttgtgGGATAACCAATAGATATTAGTGATGTGAAATTCAAATAttcaattttcattttggttATCGGACTTTTACTGTTCTAGAAGTATGTTACTTTCAATATACCACAAAACTGTAATTAATTTATATTGTTCTACTGTTTTCTTAATAGGTTATGTAGAATTACTTACAGTACCTTATAATTGTAATTTGCTAAGTAGTCTTTCTCCCATCTTCAGGGATATATTCCTTTCTTGTTTTTGGTACAACTCCACTGTACTTACGAGGAAGCAGGAAGCATTTAAGAAGAAGGTAGTAGGGGGGAAATTGAATAGTTCTCACTCATTCCTACTGTAGCAGTAGGCTTGGcggaagctgattttttttttaaataatttcgaTAGAtaatatctgtttatttttaagtttttttatttttacctgtTTAAATTctcagttgtgcaaaattatgggtttaaaGCATTATGTTCAATTTTTATCTCAGACACTGGTGACTGAATGTCACAACAAAACAGTTGCATTTGAAGGGTAGAGTATCCTATCTCCAAGTGAATTTTacctaaaaataaaacagaaaccaCTCAGATCAGAATTCTTCAGATCACGGATACACACTTCAGTCCTAAGACAATCTGAAAGTACATCTGTCCAGGCTTCCTTGATGGCAGTAAGTCAGTAATGGAAACTGGAAGATGCAATCAAGATTCAATCAATGCCTCCTTGATCTTGACAATATAAAAGAAACCCATTTCCTTTTTGGAGGCTAAAGTAGAAAATCTTACCGAGAACCTGAAGTTGCTGAGAAATAAGAAAATATCTGggtggtgaaatcctggtctcatagaagtcaattgcaaaactgccATGGACTTTAATAGGATCAGAATTTTACTCCTGGTACTGAATGCAACTACTGCATTTGTGATTAAAATTCACTTAGAAAGGCAATCCCAAGATAACCAAAGATCATGTGAGAACAAAAAGTGAGAGTACTGGGAGTCTCAGCAGGGGAAGAAGGTAGAAATCCTAAAAAAATGACAGGGAAACTACTGATTCTCCGGATAATTATATGTTCCAGGATTTtgtaggttagaacataagaacggccctactgggtaagaccaaaggtccatctagcccagtattctgtcttccggcagtggccagagccaggtgccccagagggaatgaacagaacaggtaatcatcaagtgatccataccctgtcactcattcccagctcctggcaaacaggctagggacatcattcctgcccatcctgggtaatagccattgatggacatatcctccataaacttatctaattcttttttgaaccctgttatggtcttggccttcacaacatcctttggcaaggagttctacaggttgactgtgcgttgtgtgaagaaatacttccttttgtttgttttaaacctgctgcctattaattttatttggtgaccccctagttcttgtggtatgagaagtagtaaacaacacttccttatctactttctctacaccagtcatgattttacagacctcaaatcatatctccccttagccatctcttttccaagctgaaaagtcccagtgttattaatctctcctcacacggaAACCGTTCaatacccctaatcgtttttgttgcccttttctgaaccttttccaattccaatataacttttttgagatggggcgaccacatctgcacacagtattcaagatgcgggcgtaccatggatttatatagcggcaacatgatattttctgtcctattttctatccctttcttaattatttccagcattctgttcacttttttgactgctgctgcacattgagtggatgttttcagagaactatccacaatgactccaagatctctttcttgagtggtaacagctaatttagaccccatcattttatatgtatagtttggtttatgctttccaatgtgcattactttccatttatcaacattaaatttcatctgccattttgttgcccagtcacccagttttgagagatccttatgtagctcttcacagtctgcctagGTCTTAACCATCTTTagaaattttgtatcatctgcaaattttgccatctcactgtttacccctttttccagatcatttatgaatatgttgaataggactggtcccaaaacagacctctgggggacactactatttatctctctccattctgaaaactgaccgtttatacctaccctttgtttcctattttttaaccagtcaCCAATCCATGAGgacaccttccctcttatcccatggcagcttactttgcataagaacctttggtgagggaccttgtcaatggctttctgaaaatctaagtacactatgtccactggatccccttggtccacatgcttgttgaccctctcaaagaattctagtagattggtgaggcatgatttccctttactaaaatcatgttgactcttcctcaacaaattatgttcatctatatgtctgaccattatgttcatctatatgtcttttttatattttcaaccagtttgctcgatactgaagtcagacttacaggcttgtaattgccaggatcacatctggagccctttttaaaaattggcatcacattagctatcctccagtcatttggtacagaagctgatttaaatgataggttacagactacagttagtagttcttcaatttcacatttgagttcctgcagaactcttgggtgaataccatctggtcctggtgacttattgctgtttaatttatcaatttgttccaaaacttcctctaatgatacctcaatttgggacagttcctcagatctgtcacctaaaaagaatggctcaggtttgggaatctccctcatatcctcagctgtgaagaccgatgcaaagaattcatttagtttctccacactggccttatcatccttgagtgctcctttagcgccTCGATTGTCCagtagccccactggttgtttagcaggcttcctgcttttgatatatttttttaaaaaattgctattactttttgagtctttggctaactgttcctcaaattcttttttggccttcctaattgtatttttacatttcatttgccagtgtttatgctcctttctattttcctcactaggtt is a window encoding:
- the FUT9 gene encoding 4-galactosyl-N-acetylglucosaminide 3-alpha-L-fucosyltransferase 9, with product MTSTSKGIFRPFLIIFIVLGCFMAFLLIYIKPTNSWISGPIESASSVLKMKSFFSTKSDYFNETTILIWVWPFGQTFDLTSCQTMFNIQGCHLTIDRSLYNRSHAVLIHHRDISWDLTNLPQQARPPFQKWIWMNLESPTHTPQKSGIEHLFNLTLTYRRDSDIQVPYGFMKVSTSPFAFEVPSKEKLVCWVVSNWNPEHARVKYYNELSKYTEIHTYGQAFGDYVNDKNLIPTISTCKFYLSFENSIHKDYITEKLYNALLAGSVPVVLGPSRENYENYIPADSFIHVEDFLSPRELAEYLLMLDKNNKLYLSYFNWRKDFSVHLPRFWESHACLACDHVKRHQEYKSIGNLEKWFWN